Proteins encoded together in one Bacteroides ovatus window:
- a CDS encoding 1-acyl-sn-glycerol-3-phosphate acyltransferase: MDLTEFNEIRPYNDEELPQIFEELIADPAFQKAATGAIPNVPFELLAQKMRACKTKLDFQEAFCYGILWKIAADHTAGLTLDHTAIPDKSKAYTYISNHRDIILDSGFLSILLIDQGMDTVEIAIGDNLLIYPWIKKLVRVNKSFIVQRALTMRQMLESSARMSRYMHYTISEKNQSIWIAQREGRAKDSNDRTQDSVLKMLAMGGEGDLIDRLMEMNIAPLAISYEYDPCDFLKAQEFQLKRDIEGYKKTTQDDLINMQTGLFGYKGRVHFQVAPCLNDDLQGLDRSLPKPDLFARISACLDRRIHRNYRIYPGNYVAYDWLNGTTEFVSNYTEEEKQQFMNYIEQQLAKIKIPNKDEDFLREKLLLMYSNPLVNYLAACR; this comes from the coding sequence ATGGATCTGACAGAGTTTAATGAAATTCGTCCTTACAATGATGAGGAACTTCCTCAAATCTTTGAGGAACTGATTGCCGATCCGGCTTTTCAGAAAGCTGCTACCGGTGCTATACCGAACGTTCCATTTGAACTTCTGGCGCAAAAAATGCGTGCCTGTAAGACTAAGCTTGATTTTCAGGAGGCATTTTGTTATGGCATTTTGTGGAAGATAGCGGCAGATCATACTGCCGGACTGACACTGGATCATACCGCCATACCGGATAAAAGTAAAGCTTATACGTATATATCGAATCATAGAGATATTATTCTTGATTCGGGCTTTCTCTCTATTTTGTTGATTGACCAGGGAATGGATACGGTAGAAATTGCGATTGGCGACAATTTGCTTATTTATCCCTGGATTAAGAAACTGGTGCGTGTCAATAAATCATTTATTGTACAGCGGGCGTTGACCATGCGGCAAATGTTGGAATCTTCAGCGCGTATGTCCCGTTATATGCATTACACCATTTCAGAGAAGAATCAGTCTATTTGGATTGCGCAGCGTGAAGGACGTGCAAAAGATTCGAATGACCGTACACAAGACAGTGTATTGAAAATGTTGGCAATGGGAGGTGAAGGCGATTTGATAGACCGCCTGATGGAAATGAATATTGCTCCGCTTGCTATTTCATACGAATATGATCCGTGTGATTTTCTGAAAGCGCAAGAGTTTCAGTTGAAGAGAGACATCGAAGGATATAAAAAGACGACACAAGACGATTTGATTAATATGCAGACAGGGCTTTTCGGATATAAAGGCAGGGTACATTTTCAGGTTGCTCCTTGTTTGAATGATGACTTGCAAGGCTTGGACCGTTCGTTGCCGAAACCGGATTTGTTTGCCCGTATTTCTGCCTGTCTTGATCGCCGCATCCATCGTAATTACCGGATATATCCGGGAAATTATGTGGCGTATGATTGGCTGAATGGCACAACGGAATTCGTGTCCAATTACACGGAAGAAGAGAAACAGCAGTTTATGAACTATATTGAACAACAATTGGCAAAGATCAAGATTCCGAATAAGGATGAAGACTTTTTGCGTGAGAAGTTGTTATTAATGTATTCCAATCCGTTAGTTAATTATTTAGCAGCTTGCCGATGA
- a CDS encoding rhodanese-like domain-containing protein, translated as MFKLNQLIVGIFLFLSSLFSCQQKGDFQSMNVEEFDSLIQNEDIQRLDVRTLAEYSEGHITKTININVMDDSFASMADSLLQKDKPVAVYCRSGKRSKKAAAILSEKGYKVFELDKGFNSWQEAGKEIEK; from the coding sequence ATGTTTAAATTGAATCAATTAATCGTGGGAATATTTTTATTTCTCTCTTCCCTTTTCTCTTGTCAGCAGAAAGGGGATTTTCAATCAATGAATGTAGAGGAGTTTGATTCTCTTATTCAGAATGAGGATATACAACGTCTGGATGTTCGTACACTTGCGGAATATTCGGAGGGGCATATCACGAAGACGATCAACATCAATGTGATGGATGACTCTTTTGCTTCAATGGCTGATTCTTTGTTGCAAAAAGACAAACCGGTGGCTGTATATTGTCGCAGTGGAAAACGAAGCAAGAAGGCTGCGGCAATTTTGAGCGAGAAGGGATATAAAGTTTTTGAGCTTGATAAGGGATTTAATTCCTGGCAGGAAGCAGGTAAAGAAATAGAGAAATAA
- a CDS encoding acetylornithine carbamoyltransferase, whose amino-acid sequence MKKFTCVQDIGDLKSALAEAFEIKKERFKYAELGRNKTLMMIFFNSSLRTRLSTQKAAINLGMNVMVLDINQGAWKLETERGVIMDGDKPEHILEAIPVMGCYCDIIGVRSFARFEDRDFDYQETIINQFIQYSGRPVFSMEAATRHPLQSFADLITIEEYKKTVRPKVVMTWAPHPRPLPQAVPNSFAEWMNATDYEFVITHPEGYELDPQFVGNAKVEYDQMKAFEGADFIYAKNWAAYSGDNYGQILSKDRDWTVSDRQMAVTNNAYFMHCLPVRRNMIVTDDVIESPQSIVIPEAANREISATVVLKRLLEGLK is encoded by the coding sequence ATGAAGAAATTTACTTGTGTACAGGACATTGGCGATTTAAAATCAGCCCTTGCAGAAGCATTCGAAATTAAAAAAGAGCGCTTCAAATATGCAGAACTAGGACGAAACAAGACTTTAATGATGATCTTCTTCAACTCTAGTTTACGTACCCGCCTCAGCACACAGAAAGCTGCCATCAATTTGGGAATGAATGTAATGGTACTGGATATCAATCAAGGTGCATGGAAATTGGAAACTGAACGTGGCGTAATTATGGATGGTGATAAACCGGAACATATATTAGAAGCCATTCCGGTTATGGGATGCTATTGTGATATCATTGGAGTACGCTCTTTTGCCCGTTTTGAAGACCGTGACTTTGACTATCAGGAAACTATTATCAATCAATTCATCCAATACTCCGGACGTCCTGTCTTTTCGATGGAAGCGGCAACACGCCACCCATTGCAGAGCTTTGCCGACCTGATTACCATCGAGGAATACAAGAAAACAGTACGTCCCAAAGTAGTTATGACCTGGGCTCCTCATCCACGTCCATTGCCACAGGCTGTCCCTAATTCCTTTGCTGAATGGATGAATGCAACGGATTACGAATTTGTCATCACTCATCCCGAAGGTTATGAGCTTGATCCGCAATTTGTAGGTAATGCAAAAGTAGAATATGACCAGATGAAGGCCTTCGAAGGAGCCGACTTCATATATGCCAAGAACTGGGCTGCTTATTCTGGCGACAACTATGGACAGATATTAAGCAAAGATCGTGATTGGACTGTCAGCGACCGCCAAATGGCAGTTACCAACAATGCTTATTTCATGCATTGTCTTCCGGTTCGTAGAAATATGATTGTGACAGACGATGTCATTGAAAGTCCGCAATCTATTGTGATTCCGGAAGCTGCCAACCGTGAAATCTCGGCAACTGTCGTTCTGAAAAGGTTATTGGAAGGACTGAAATAA
- a CDS encoding glutamate-5-semialdehyde dehydrogenase: MTTNLNETFAAVQVASRELALLNDNVINQILNAVADAAIAETPFILSENEKDLARMDKNDPKYDRLKLTEERLKGIAADTRNVATLPSPLGKVLKESVRPNGMKLTKVSVPFGVIGIIYEARPNVSFDVFSLCLKSGNACILKGGSDADCSNRAIISVIHKVLKKFKINPHIVELLPADREATAALLNAVGYVDLIIPRGSSSLIHFVRENARIPVIETGAGICHTYFDEFGDTNKGADIIHNAKTRRVSVCNALDCTIIHEKRLADLPLICEKLKDSHVIIYADPQAYQALEGRYPAELLEHAKAESFGTEFLDYKMAVKTVKSFEDALGHIQENSSKHSECIVTENGERAALFTRIVDAACVYTNVSTAFTDGAQFGLGAEIGISTQKLHARGPMGLEEITSYKWVIEGDGQTRRN, translated from the coding sequence ATGACTACAAATTTAAACGAGACCTTTGCCGCTGTACAAGTAGCAAGTCGGGAATTAGCCCTGCTGAATGATAATGTCATCAATCAGATTTTAAATGCAGTAGCTGACGCAGCAATTGCAGAAACACCTTTCATTCTTTCAGAGAACGAAAAAGACCTCGCACGGATGGACAAAAATGATCCGAAGTACGATCGGTTGAAACTAACGGAAGAACGTTTGAAAGGTATTGCCGCAGATACACGCAATGTAGCAACACTCCCCTCTCCTTTGGGTAAAGTGCTGAAAGAGAGTGTTCGTCCCAATGGAATGAAGTTGACGAAAGTCAGCGTTCCTTTCGGAGTCATAGGAATCATTTATGAAGCGCGCCCTAATGTTAGCTTTGATGTTTTCTCCCTTTGTCTGAAGAGCGGAAATGCCTGCATATTGAAAGGAGGAAGTGACGCCGATTGTTCCAACCGGGCCATCATCAGTGTGATTCACAAAGTATTGAAGAAGTTCAAAATCAATCCGCACATTGTAGAATTACTTCCGGCTGATAGAGAGGCTACGGCAGCGTTACTGAATGCTGTGGGCTACGTAGACTTGATTATCCCCAGAGGCAGCAGCAGTCTTATTCATTTCGTACGCGAGAATGCAAGGATTCCTGTCATTGAAACAGGAGCAGGTATCTGTCACACTTACTTCGATGAATTTGGGGATACAAACAAGGGAGCAGACATTATTCATAATGCAAAGACACGTAGAGTTAGCGTATGTAATGCATTGGACTGCACCATTATACATGAGAAGAGACTGGCCGACCTCCCTCTGATTTGCGAGAAACTAAAAGACAGCCATGTCATTATTTATGCTGATCCGCAAGCTTACCAGGCATTGGAAGGCCGCTATCCTGCCGAGCTCCTGGAACATGCAAAAGCAGAAAGCTTCGGCACGGAGTTTCTGGATTATAAAATGGCTGTCAAGACTGTAAAGAGCTTCGAAGATGCCTTAGGACATATTCAGGAAAACAGTTCTAAACATAGCGAGTGTATTGTTACCGAGAACGGGGAACGTGCAGCTTTATTCACCAGAATCGTGGACGCAGCTTGCGTATACACCAATGTGTCTACCGCTTTCACTGACGGGGCACAATTCGGATTAGGAGCCGAAATCGGAATCAGCACGCAAAAGCTACACGCACGCGGTCCGATGGGACTTGAGGAAATCACTTCTTACAAATGGGTCATTGAAGGAGATGGACAAACGAGAAGAAATTGA
- the proB gene encoding glutamate 5-kinase: protein MKQEFTRIAVKVGSNVLTRRDGTLDVTRMSALVDQIAELHKSGVEIILISSGAVASGRSEVHPQKKLDSVDQRQLFSAVGQAKLINRYYELFREHNIPVGQVLTTKESFGTRRHYLNQKNCMTVMLENNVIPIVNENDTISVSELMFTDNDELSGLIASMMDTQALIILSNIDGIYNGSPSDPNSSVIREIGHGKDLSNYIQTTKSSFGRGGMLTKTNIARKVADEGITVIIANGKRDNILVDLLQHPEETLCTRFIPSDEPVSSVKKWIAHSEGFAKGEIHINKCATEVLNSEKAVSILPIGITHIEGEFEKDDIVRIMDFQGNQVGVGKVNCDSKQAQEAIGKHGKKPVVHYDYLYIE from the coding sequence ATGAAACAGGAATTTACACGAATCGCAGTAAAAGTAGGAAGCAATGTATTGACACGCCGCGACGGAACGCTGGACGTTACCCGTATGTCGGCACTTGTTGACCAGATAGCGGAATTACATAAGTCCGGGGTAGAAATCATTTTGATTTCTTCGGGAGCTGTTGCTTCCGGACGCAGTGAAGTGCATCCGCAGAAAAAACTCGATAGTGTAGATCAGCGCCAATTATTTTCTGCTGTGGGTCAGGCCAAACTAATCAACCGTTACTACGAACTTTTCCGTGAGCACAATATACCTGTCGGCCAGGTACTGACAACGAAGGAAAGTTTTGGAACTCGCCGCCATTATCTGAATCAGAAAAATTGCATGACGGTAATGCTTGAAAACAATGTCATTCCTATTGTCAACGAAAACGATACGATTTCCGTCAGTGAGCTGATGTTCACCGATAATGATGAATTGTCCGGACTCATCGCTTCGATGATGGATACGCAGGCACTCATTATCCTAAGTAATATTGATGGGATTTACAATGGTTCTCCTTCCGATCCAAACTCTTCTGTTATCCGGGAGATCGGTCACGGCAAAGACTTATCCAACTATATTCAGACAACTAAGTCCAGTTTCGGACGGGGGGGGATGTTGACGAAAACCAATATTGCCCGCAAAGTTGCTGATGAAGGAATTACAGTGATTATTGCCAACGGGAAGCGGGATAATATTCTGGTAGATTTATTACAGCATCCTGAAGAAACTCTTTGTACACGTTTTATACCATCAGACGAACCGGTATCCAGCGTCAAAAAGTGGATTGCCCATAGCGAAGGTTTTGCCAAAGGGGAAATTCACATAAATAAATGCGCTACAGAAGTTCTAAACTCTGAAAAAGCTGTCAGCATCCTCCCGATTGGAATCACTCATATTGAAGGTGAATTTGAGAAAGATGACATTGTACGTATCATGGACTTTCAAGGAAACCAGGTTGGCGTTGGAAAAGTGAACTGTGACTCCAAACAGGCACAAGAAGCGATTGGCAAGCATGGAAAGAAACCAGTAGTACATTATGACTATCTATACATTGAATAA
- a CDS encoding pyridoxal phosphate-dependent aminotransferase, giving the protein MKHTNPQVEQMTSFIVMDVLERANELQKQGVDIIHLEVGEPDFDVPSCVSEAAKAAYDRHLTHYTHSLGDPELRREIAAFYLREYGVTVDPDCIVVTSGSSPSILLALMLLCNTDSEVILSNPGYACYRNFVLATQAKPVLVPLSKEYLQYDIEAIRKCVNPHTAAIFINSPMNPTGMLLDEKFLREVAALGVPVISDEIYHGLVYEGRAHSILEYTDQAFVLNGFSKRFAMTGLRLGYLIAPKSCMRSLQKLQQNLFICASSVAQQAGIAALWQADSDVERMKQIYDERRRYMITRLREMGFEIKVEPQGAFYIFANARKFTTDSYRFAFDVLEHAHVGITPGVDFGTGGEGYVRFSYANSLENIKEGLDRINRYLSRLGF; this is encoded by the coding sequence ATGAAACATACAAATCCACAAGTAGAACAGATGACCTCCTTCATCGTAATGGATGTGTTGGAGAGGGCAAACGAATTACAGAAACAAGGTGTTGATATTATTCATTTGGAGGTTGGTGAACCCGATTTTGATGTACCGTCTTGTGTGTCGGAAGCAGCAAAAGCGGCTTATGATCGTCATCTTACTCACTATACACATTCTTTGGGGGACCCGGAACTCCGGCGGGAAATTGCTGCTTTTTATCTACGGGAATATGGAGTGACGGTAGATCCGGATTGCATTGTGGTGACTTCCGGCTCTTCTCCATCCATTCTTCTTGCGTTGATGTTGCTTTGCAACACGGATAGCGAAGTGATTCTTTCCAATCCGGGATATGCTTGTTACCGTAATTTTGTATTGGCTACCCAGGCTAAACCCGTTTTGGTTCCTTTGTCTAAGGAGTATTTGCAATACGACATAGAAGCTATTCGTAAATGTGTGAATCCACATACAGCGGCTATCTTTATCAATTCTCCGATGAATCCGACCGGAATGTTGCTGGATGAAAAATTCTTGAGGGAAGTGGCGGCACTGGGAGTTCCTGTTATTTCGGATGAGATTTATCATGGACTTGTCTATGAAGGACGTGCGCACAGCATTCTTGAATATACCGATCAGGCTTTTGTCTTGAACGGATTTTCTAAACGTTTTGCGATGACAGGTCTTCGGCTGGGTTATTTGATTGCACCTAAATCTTGTATGCGTTCTTTGCAGAAGTTGCAGCAAAATCTATTTATTTGTGCGTCCAGCGTTGCCCAACAGGCTGGGATTGCTGCATTGTGGCAGGCTGATTCGGATGTGGAACGGATGAAACAGATTTATGATGAGCGTCGCCGGTACATGATTACTCGTCTTCGGGAAATGGGGTTTGAGATTAAAGTAGAACCTCAAGGAGCATTTTACATTTTTGCCAACGCACGCAAATTTACTACCGACTCTTATCGCTTTGCATTCGATGTACTCGAACATGCGCATGTCGGCATTACTCCCGGGGTGGACTTTGGTACGGGAGGTGAAGGATATGTACGCTTCTCCTATGCAAACTCATTGGAGAATATCAAAGAAGGACTGGACCGTATCAATCGCTACCTTTCTCGTCTCGGCTTCTGA
- a CDS encoding DUF2007-related protein — protein sequence MKEEDYSKAIEVFSGSPWEAEIIKGLLESNNIRCVIKDGIMGTLAPYIAPSVSVLVTEEEYEAATELIRSRDEKGSD from the coding sequence ATGAAAGAAGAAGATTATAGCAAGGCAATAGAAGTATTCTCCGGATCCCCCTGGGAAGCCGAGATCATTAAAGGGTTATTAGAAAGCAATAATATCCGTTGTGTAATCAAAGATGGAATTATGGGGACATTAGCACCCTATATCGCTCCTTCCGTATCCGTCCTCGTGACAGAGGAAGAATACGAAGCAGCCACCGAGCTAATCAGAAGCCGAGACGAGAAAGGTAGCGATTGA